From Corvus moneduloides isolate bCorMon1 chromosome 4, bCorMon1.pri, whole genome shotgun sequence, one genomic window encodes:
- the LOC116443432 gene encoding lactosylceramide 4-alpha-galactosyltransferase-like → MMAVSGEQAPAGERMLRMPSCLLKLTRVVLSHKPWALFILIVAFVSFVYHKLHWGIWEDPNSRGHPYGLSDEISCAHYVPSSLNIAAGPSPSTGNVFFVETSEQTTPSYLFSCSVESAARAHPGSRVTVLMKGMAKGNTSLSKHWAFSLLSCFPNVEIQPLDLTELFSGTPLAQWYLQPQRYQEPHILAVLSDACRIVLMWKFGGIYLDTDFIVLKNLQNLTNALGIQSEDVLNGAFLSFKPKHEFMELCMQDFVQNYNGWVWGRQGPELLTRVFKKWCSLRTIKTMSCKGVSALAPEAVYPIPWQNWKKLFEAVSALELHKLLEHTYAVHIWNKLSHGTKLEIPSQALLAQLYSQFCPATYAKMKQDSEEWARRAV, encoded by the coding sequence ATGATGGCTGTCTCGGGAGAGCAGGCTCCGGCTGGAGAGAGAATGCTCAGGATGCCCAGCTGCCTCCTAAAGCTGACCAGGGTGGTGCTGAGCCACAAGCCCTGGGCTCTGTTTATCCTCATCGTTGCATTCGTATCCTTTGTCTACCACAAGTTGCACTGGGGCATCTGGGAGGACCCAAACAGCAGAGGCCACCCCTACGGCTTGTCAGATGAAATCAGCTGTGCTCACTATGTGCCTTCTTCCCTCAACATTGCTGCTGGGCCCTCTCCTTCCACAGGGAATGTGTTTTTTGTGGAGACATCAGAGCAAACTACCCCAAGTTACCTGTTCTCATGCTCTGTGGAGTCAGCAGCCAGGGCACACCCTGGGTCAAGGGTCACGGTCCTCATGAAAGGCATGGCCAAAGGGAACACCTCCTTATCCAAGCACTGGGCTTTCTCCTTGCTGAGCTGCTTCCCCAACGTGGAAATCCAGCCCCTGGACTTGACAGAGCTCTTTTCTGGAACGCCTCTGGCACAGTGGTACTTGCAGCCTCAGCGCTACCAGGAGCCTCACATTTTAGCTGTCCTGTCTGATGCCTGCAGGATTGTCCTCATGTGGAAATTTGGTGGCATCTACCTGGATACAGACTTCATTGTGCTTAAGAACTTGCAGAACCTCACCAATGCCCTTGGGATCCAGAGTGAAGACGTACTGAATGGGGCCTTTCTGTCCTTTAAGCCCAAGCACGAGTTCATGGAACTTTGCATGCAGGACTTTGTGCAGAACTACAATGGCTGGGTCTGGGGGCGCCAGGGCCCAGAGCTCCTAACTCGTGTCTTCAAGAAATGGTGCTCCCTCAGAACTATCAAGACCATGAGCTGCAAAGGTGTGAGTGCTCTTGCCCCAGAAGCTGTGTATCCTATTCCGTGGCAGAACTGGAAGAAGCTGTTTGAGGCAGTCAGTGCCTTGGAGCTTCACAAACTCCTTGAGCACACCTATGCAGTGCACATATGGAACAAACTGAGCCACGGGACCAAGTTAGAGATCCcatcccaggctctgctggctcagctcTATTCCCAGTTCTGCCCCGCCACCTATGCAAAGATGAAACAGGACTCTGAAGAGTGGGCAAGGCGTGCAGTGTGA
- the LOC116443350 gene encoding lactosylceramide 4-alpha-galactosyltransferase-like isoform X1, protein MCSCPWAFGARLWAREVLLLLPFTLRRGKGSSADANAEDGARLTYLFVAASLIISSSPSLPFARRREEVRVGGIACPPPGSTGRAEQIMMAVSGEQAPAGERMLRMPSCLLKLTRVVLSHKPWALFILIVAFVSFVYHKLHWGIWEDPNSRGHPYGLSDEISCAHYVPSSLNIAAGPSPSTGNVFFVETSEQTTPSYLFSCSVESAARAHPGSRVTVLMKGMAKGNTSLSKHWAFSLLSCFPNVEIQPLDLTELFSGTPLAQWYLQPQRYQEPHFLAVLSDACRIVLMWKFGGIYLDTDFIVLKNLQNLTNALGIQSEDVLNGAFLSFKPKHEFMELCMQDFVQNYNGWVWGHQGPELLSRVFKKWCSLRTIKTMSCKGVSALAPEAVYPIPWQDWKKLFEAVSALELHKLLEHTYAVHIWNKLSHGTKLEIPSQALLAQLYSQFCPATYAKMKQDSEEWARRAV, encoded by the exons aTGTGCTCTTGCCCGTGGGCCTTCGGGGCTCGGTTGTGGGCACGGGAGGTGCTGCTTCTACTGCCCTTCACTTTAAGGAGAGGCAAGGGCAGCAGTGCTGATGCTAACGCTGAGGATGGAGCTAGACTGACTTATCTGTTTGTTGCTGCCTCATTAATAATCTcttcctctccatccctcccttttGCCAGAAGAAGAGAGGAAGTAAGGGTAGGAGGGATTGCCTGTCCACCACCAGGATCcactggcagagctgagcag atCATGATGGCTGTCTCGGGAGAGCAGGCTCCGGCTGGAGAGAGAATGCTCAGGATGCCCAGCTGCCTCCTAAAGCTGACCAGGGTGGTGCTGAGCCACAAGCCCTGGGCTCTGTTTATCCTCATCGTTGCATTCGTATCCTTTGTCTACCACAAGTTGCACTGGGGCATCTGGGAGGACCCAAACAGCAGAGGCCACCCCTACGGCTTGTCAGATGAAATCAGCTGTGCTCACTATGTGCCTTCTTCCCTCAACATTGCTGCTGGGCCCTCTCCTTCCACAGGGAATGTGTTTTTTGTGGAGACATCAGAGCAAACTACCCCAAGTTACCTGTTCTCATGCTCTGTGGAGTCAGCAGCCAGGGCACACCCTGGGTCAAGGGTCACGGTCCTCATGAAAGGCATGGCCAAAGGGAACACCTCCTTATCCAAGCACTGGGCTTTCTCCTTGCTGAGCTGCTTCCCCAACGTGGAAATCCAGCCCCTGGACTTGACAGAGCTCTTTTCTGGAACGCCTCTGGCACAGTGGTACTTGCAGCCGCAGCGCTACCAGGAGCCTCATTTTTTAGCCGTCCTGTCTGATGCCTGCAGGATTGTCCTCATGTGGAAATTTGGTGGCATCTACCTGGATACAGACTTCATTGTGCTTAAGAACTTGCAGAACCTCACCAATGCCCTTGGGATCCAGAGTGAAGACGTACTGAATGGGGCTTTTCTGTCCTTTAAGCCCAAGCACGAGTTCATGGAACTTTGCATGCAGGACTTTGTGCAGAACTACAATGGCTGGGTCTGGGGACACCAGGGCCCAGAGCTTCTATCTCGTGTCTTCAAGAAATGGTGCTCCCTCAGAACTATCAAGACCATGAGCTGCAAAGGTGTGAGTGCTCTTGCCCCAGAAGCTGTGTATCCTATTCCCTGGCAGGACTGGAAGAAGCTGTTTGAGGCAGTCAGTGCCTTGGAGCTTCACAAACTCCTTGAGCACACCTATGCAGTGCACATATGGAACAAACTGAGCCACGGGACCAAGTTAGAGATCCcatcccaggctctgctggctcagctcTATTCCCAGTTCTGCCCCGCCACCTATGCAAAGATGAAACAGGACTCTGAAGAGTGGGCAAGGCGTGCAGTGTGA
- the LOC116443350 gene encoding lactosylceramide 4-alpha-galactosyltransferase-like isoform X2, producing MMAVSGEQAPAGERMLRMPSCLLKLTRVVLSHKPWALFILIVAFVSFVYHKLHWGIWEDPNSRGHPYGLSDEISCAHYVPSSLNIAAGPSPSTGNVFFVETSEQTTPSYLFSCSVESAARAHPGSRVTVLMKGMAKGNTSLSKHWAFSLLSCFPNVEIQPLDLTELFSGTPLAQWYLQPQRYQEPHFLAVLSDACRIVLMWKFGGIYLDTDFIVLKNLQNLTNALGIQSEDVLNGAFLSFKPKHEFMELCMQDFVQNYNGWVWGHQGPELLSRVFKKWCSLRTIKTMSCKGVSALAPEAVYPIPWQDWKKLFEAVSALELHKLLEHTYAVHIWNKLSHGTKLEIPSQALLAQLYSQFCPATYAKMKQDSEEWARRAV from the coding sequence ATGATGGCTGTCTCGGGAGAGCAGGCTCCGGCTGGAGAGAGAATGCTCAGGATGCCCAGCTGCCTCCTAAAGCTGACCAGGGTGGTGCTGAGCCACAAGCCCTGGGCTCTGTTTATCCTCATCGTTGCATTCGTATCCTTTGTCTACCACAAGTTGCACTGGGGCATCTGGGAGGACCCAAACAGCAGAGGCCACCCCTACGGCTTGTCAGATGAAATCAGCTGTGCTCACTATGTGCCTTCTTCCCTCAACATTGCTGCTGGGCCCTCTCCTTCCACAGGGAATGTGTTTTTTGTGGAGACATCAGAGCAAACTACCCCAAGTTACCTGTTCTCATGCTCTGTGGAGTCAGCAGCCAGGGCACACCCTGGGTCAAGGGTCACGGTCCTCATGAAAGGCATGGCCAAAGGGAACACCTCCTTATCCAAGCACTGGGCTTTCTCCTTGCTGAGCTGCTTCCCCAACGTGGAAATCCAGCCCCTGGACTTGACAGAGCTCTTTTCTGGAACGCCTCTGGCACAGTGGTACTTGCAGCCGCAGCGCTACCAGGAGCCTCATTTTTTAGCCGTCCTGTCTGATGCCTGCAGGATTGTCCTCATGTGGAAATTTGGTGGCATCTACCTGGATACAGACTTCATTGTGCTTAAGAACTTGCAGAACCTCACCAATGCCCTTGGGATCCAGAGTGAAGACGTACTGAATGGGGCTTTTCTGTCCTTTAAGCCCAAGCACGAGTTCATGGAACTTTGCATGCAGGACTTTGTGCAGAACTACAATGGCTGGGTCTGGGGACACCAGGGCCCAGAGCTTCTATCTCGTGTCTTCAAGAAATGGTGCTCCCTCAGAACTATCAAGACCATGAGCTGCAAAGGTGTGAGTGCTCTTGCCCCAGAAGCTGTGTATCCTATTCCCTGGCAGGACTGGAAGAAGCTGTTTGAGGCAGTCAGTGCCTTGGAGCTTCACAAACTCCTTGAGCACACCTATGCAGTGCACATATGGAACAAACTGAGCCACGGGACCAAGTTAGAGATCCcatcccaggctctgctggctcagctcTATTCCCAGTTCTGCCCCGCCACCTATGCAAAGATGAAACAGGACTCTGAAGAGTGGGCAAGGCGTGCAGTGTGA
- the LOC116443386 gene encoding poly(U)-specific endoribonuclease-A-like, giving the protein MASGKALNHELSKLFNEMWDVDVHRLRPGEDYTIDVQGKAGPAQQGDGAVQDNAARHLFHNVNEERLKSIKTFATFISLLDNYETSTGVAEVVTPEEIAENNCFLDAILATEVMRLAHDYLLKKNLAKPNLADFKHQLYDIWFQLYARKERDRPDSCGFEHVFVGETRRGKEILGLHNWVQFYLQEKHNQIDYKGYVARKNKTRPDKDDQVLSIQFSWKGSVKPIGSTFVGVSPEFEFALYTVIFLLSEERVTRETVKIDEYELQMVVWRHGNHIGTAYPVLLSTTSED; this is encoded by the exons ATGGCAAGTGG GAAGGCCTTAAATCATGAACTTTCTAAGCTTTTCAATGAGATGTGGGATGTAGATGTTCACCGCCTTAGGCCTGGGGAAGACTACACAATTGATGTGCAG GGAAAAGCAGGCCCAGCACAGCAAGGTGACGGTGCTGTCCAGGACAACGCAGCCAGACATCTCTTTCACAATGTAAATGAAGAACGCCTGAAGAGCATAAAAACTTTTGCAA CCTTTATTTCCTTATTGGACAACTATGAGACATCAACTGGTGTAGCAGAAGTAGTGACTCCAGAAGAAATAGCTGAAAACAATTGTTTCCTTGATGCGATCTTAGCGACAGAGGTCATGAGA CTAGCTCATGACtatctgctgaaaaaaaatctagcaaaGCCAAACCTTGCTGATTTCAAGCATCAGCTTTATGACATCTGGTTCCAGCTCTATGCcaggaaagagagagacag ACCTGATTCTTGTGGTTTTGAACATGTTTTTGTTGGAGAAACAAGGCGTGGTAAAGAGATCTTAGGTTTGCACAACTGGGTGCAATTTTACCTTCAGGAAAAGCACAACCAGATTGATTACAAGGGATACGTGGCTCGGAAGAACAAAACTAGG CCTGACAAAGATGACCAAGTTTTGAGCATCCAGTTCAGCTGGAAGGGCTCAGTCAAGCCAATTGGAAGCACCTTTGTTGGTGTCAGCCCAGAGTTTGAATTTGCCCTTTACACAGtcattttcctgctgtctgaAGAAAGAGTCACACGTGAAACAGTGAAGATAGATGAGTATGAGCTACAGATGGTTGTCTGGCGCCATGGTAACCACATTGGAACAGCATACCCAGTACTGCTCAGCACCACTAGTGAAGACTAG